A DNA window from Labrus mixtus chromosome 4, fLabMix1.1, whole genome shotgun sequence contains the following coding sequences:
- the rsl24d1 gene encoding probable ribosome biogenesis protein RLP24 — translation MRIEKCYFCSGPVYPGHGVMFVRNDCKSFRFCKSKCHKNFKKKRNPRKTRWTKAFRKASGKELTVDNALEFEKRRNTPVKYSRKLWDTTVEAMKRVEEIKRKRQARFIMNRLKKGKQLDKEEAITEVKKNIHLIKAPHAGKAKQMEDKMVQKLQEDVDMGDEEN, via the exons ATGCGCATCGAAAAATGTTATTTCTGCTCGGGACCGGTGTATCCTGGCCACGGAGTAATGTTCGTAAGGAACGACTGTAAG TCGTTCAGATTCTGCAAATCAAAATGCCACAAAAACTTCAAGAAGAAGCGTAACCCAAGAAAAACCAGATGGACCAAGGCATTCAGAAAGGCATCAGGAAAGGAGTTGACAGTG GATAATGCTCTAGAGTTTGAGAAACGCAGAAACACTCCAgttaaatacagcagaaagCTGTGGGACACGACAG TGGAAGCGATGAAGCGGGTGGAAGAAATCAAACGGAAACGACAGGCCAGATTTATCATGAACAG ATTAAAGAAGGGCAAACAGTTGGACAAAGAAGAGGCCATCACCGAAGTGAAGAAAAATATTCACCTTATCAAAGCACCACATGCAG gaaaagcaaaacaaatggAAGACAAAATGGTGCAGAAGTTACAAGAGGATGTGGACATGGGAGATGAAGAGAATTGA
- the LOC132972623 gene encoding protogenin B-like has protein sequence MAKFKMKVHQHWLLFVLFLPFSSVLCFSELSFITEPSDVTALPKDPAVLDCQAHGLPPVTIKWLKDGVHLAESEHIQFLSNGSLYIPKIKHTKEESDEGFYQCLSQNKYGAILSQRSRLTIASISEFMLHPVPMVVTEGSVARFSCAAMSSPPATITWELNQSTLPLQTDRITVLPNGVLQIQNVQLEDAGLYRCVATNIGSRLKSREAKLTVNQGVGLKPRQRPRIIAGPQNVTVSLHQTVVLECVATGNPWPIISWSRADSKPIDVYNAKVLGNGNLVITDVNAKHSGVYLCRATTPGTRNFTIAAANLTVLVPPSIVEKPESQTRPRAGTARFMCQAEGVPTPRISWLKNGEEVHLNGRIKMYNSKLVITQIIPEDDAIYQCMAESEQGSVLSLARLIVVMSEDRPSAPRNIHAETISSSAILLAWQRPLYNADKVIAYSIHYMKAEGLNNEEYQVVIGNDTTSYIIDDLEPARNYSFYIVAYMPMGASRMSDQVSQHTLEDVPLRTPELGLTSHSSTDIQVSWQQLPAKLSRGRVSAYRLSYRTAVDNTVNSVEIPQNSTEYLLEGLQPDTIYLLRMAAATRVGWCEPSAWTSHRTPKISSSKVPSAPILQLEPLNCTSIVARWQISQESVAVQGYRLCYHEEGQPEQPIIQLQAQNYTHTISGLDPRRKYHVKILAVSEAGEGYQTDQTVSTPGCVSAREQPAVSPPPPDLVTVLGNNSSSVSLRWSRPAFPSGKTVSYTVRCTPVGTHNASAIRYIQITKQSVMVQNLISNTRYEFVVRLHVDQMSSPWSSVVYHRTLPAAPSQPPAGVRVTVIEDDTALVSWREPTETNVVVTHYTILYASQKAWLSGHWQILQREGSHTMALLEKLEPGNVYVVKISASNQVGDGPFSNIVELALKRGPAHRSKNPRHSDSFPDPTILSDGLYHIDQRSMTGIIVGVSIALACIVMCALILISKGRPRKSSGHKVIAVGVTEDPRSGLALPNERHAENVEALIPMMREHYFNATDGSSMVINSAGPVSSKNQNNRWLLFQRENPAESDLERRASLYEAGKTVLRYDEHLGAAPLPPSSREIIYGPFHSESSHSSEGSQETGDSGHYSNEESNEEMSNPSTSQRSRPESFGSDDVATVAELKQSFQVENEEMPSRPLHHSSTAADAQLCSTSQGSHPDPHTSPAVCS, from the exons ATGGCGAAGTTTAAGATGAAAGTCCACCAGCACtggttgctttttgttttgtttcttcctttctcAA GTGTTTTATGTTTCAGTGAGTTGTCCTTCATCACAGAGCCCAGTGATGTTACTGCACTACCAAAGGACCCTGCTGTCTTGGACTGTCAGGCTCATGGGCTGCCTCCAGTCACCATCAAGTGGCTAAAGGATGGAGTTCACTTGGCAGAAAGTGAGCACATCCAGTTTCTGTCAAATGGCTCCTTGTACATACCAAAGATAAAGCATACCAAGGAGGAATCAGACGAGGGATTCTACCAGTGCCTCTcacaaaacaaatatggagcTATCCTAAGCCAAAGATCACGTCTTACTATCGCAA GTATCTCAGAGTTTATGTTGCACCCTGTGCCTATGGTGGTGACTGAGGGCTCTGTGGCCCGATTCTCCTGTGCAGCCATGTCCAGCCCTCCTGCCACCATCACCTGGGAGCTCAACCAAAGCACATTACcactacaaacagacag AATAACGGTTCTGCCCAATGGAGTTCTTCAGATCCAAAATGTTCAGTTGGAAGATGCTGGACTGTATCGGTGTGTGGCTACTAACATTGGTAGCCGTTTGAAGAGTCGAGAGGCAAAGCTGACAGTCAACCAAG GTGTTGGCCTGAAACCACGGCAACGGCCCAGAATCATAGCCGGACCTCAGAATGTCACAGTTTCTCTCCATCAAACTGTAGTGTTGGAGTGCGTGGCAACAGGGAATCCCTGGCCCATCATCTCCTGGAGCAGAGCTGACAGTAAACCCATTGATGTGTACAATGCCAAAGTGCTGGGCAATGGGAACCTTGTTATTACTGATGTCAATGCCAAGCACAGTGGAGTCTACCTCTGCAGGGCCACCACCCCTGGAACACGCAACTTCACTATTGCTGCAGCCAACCTCACAGTTCTAG TGCCACCATCTATTGTTGAGAAGCCTGAAAGCCAGACCCGTCCAAGAGCAGGGACTGCCCGGTTTATGTGCCAGGCAGAGGGAGTGCCCACGCCACGCATCAGCTGGCTGAAGAATGGAGAAGAAGTTCACTTAAATGGGAGGATTAAGATGTACAACAG tAAATTGGTGATCACCCAGATCATCCCTGAGGATGATGCCATCTATCAGTGCATGGCAGAGAGTGAACAGGGTTCTGTGCTGTCCTTGGCGCGCCTTATTGTTGTCATGTCCGAGGACAGGCCAAGTGCACCAAGAAATATCCATGCTGAGACCATCTCAAGCTCTGCTATCCTACTGGCCTGGCAGAGACCTCTCTACAATGCAGACAAAGTCATCGCCTACTCCATCCATTATATGAAAGCTGAAG GTCTGAACAACGAAGAATACCAAGTTGTTATTGGAAACGACACAACCAGTTATATCATCGATGACCTTGAGCCAGCTCGAAACTACAGCTTTTACATTGTGGCCTATATGCCAATGGGAGCCAGTCGTATGTCAGACCAAGTCAGTCAACATACCCTGGAGGATG TGCCTTTGCGTACCCCAGAGCTTGGTCTGACCAGCCACAGCTCCACAGATATCCAGGTGAGCTGGCAGCAGCTGCCTGCCAAGCTGAGCCGCGGACGGGTTTCTGCATACAGACTCTCTTATCGTACAGCTGTGGACAACACTGTCAACTCTGTGGAAATACCTCAGAACAGCACAGAATATCTGCTGGAGGGCCTTCAGCCTGACACAATCTACTTGCTCCGCATGGCTGCAGCCACCCGTGTGGGCTGGTGTGAGCCTTCTGCATGGACCTCACACCGTACGCCCAAGATTTCCAGCAGCAAAG TGCCTTCAGCCCCTATTCTTCAACTTGAGCCCCTGAACTGCACCTCCATTGTGGCACGCTGGCAAATCTCCCAAGAATCTGTGGCTGTCCAGGGTTACAGGCTGTGTTACCATGAGGAGGGCCAACCAGAGCAGCCCATCATCCAGCTGCAAGCTCAAAACTATACGCACACCATCAGTGGCCTTG ATCCAAGAAGAAAGTATCATGTCAAGATTCTTGCTGTCAGTGAAGCTGGAGAAGGCTATCAAACGGACCAAACAGTTAGCACGCCgggatgtgtgt CGGCTAGAGAGCAGCCTGCAGtatctcctccacctcctgatCTTGTGACGGTCTTAGGGAACAATTCGTCTTCGGTCTCTCTTCGCTGGAGCCGTCCTGCTTTCCCCTCAGGAAAGACTGTTAGCTATACAGTGCGTTGTACACCTGTGGGAACTCACAATGCCTCTGCTATACGCTACATACAAAT TACCAAACAGAGTGTGATGGTTCAGAACTTAATTTCAAACACTCGCTATGAGTTTGTTGTGCGTCTCCACGTGGACCAGATGTCGAGTCCCTGGAGTTCTGTAGTTTACCATCGGACCCTGCCAGCAG CACCTAGCCAGCCACCTGCAGGAGTGCGAGTAACTGTCATAGAGGACGACACTGCTCTGGTGTCCTGGAGGGAGCCGACAGAGACCAATGTGGTGGTTACTCACTATACCATCCTGTACGCTTCCCAGAAAGCCTGGCTGTCTGGACACTGGCAAATTCTACAGAGGGAGG GAAGCCATACGATGgctctgttggagaagctggaGCCAGGGAACGTCTACGTGGTAAAAATCTCAGCCTCAAACCAGGTTGGAGACGGGCCTTTCTCTAACATTGTGGAGCTGGCATTAAAGCGTGGACCTGCCCACCGCAGCAAGAACCCCAGgcactctgacagcttcccaGATCCAACAA TCTTATCTGATGGTCTCTACCACATAGACCAAAGGTCTATGACAGGGATCATTGTTGGTGTGAGCATCGCCTTGGCCTGTATTGTTATGTGTGCCTTGATCCTCATCAGTAAGGGCAGACCAAG AAAATCCTCTGGTCACAAAGTCATTGCTGTGGGAGTTACTGAAGATCCACGTTCTGGTTTGGCCCTGCCAAATGAACGCCATGCAGAGAATGTTGAGGCTCTTATACCCATGATGCGTGAACACTATTTTAATGCCACG GATGGATCCAGTATGGTCATAAATAGTGCTGGACCAGTCAGTAGCAAGAATCAAAACAATAGATGGCTTCTCTTCCAGAGGGAGAATCCAGCTGAAAGTGAT CTTGAGAGACGAGCAAGCTTGTATGAAGCTGGAAAAACTGTTCTGAGATATGATGAGCATTTAGGCGCAGCGCCCCTTCCACCTTCGTCTCGGGAGATCATCTACGGACCTTTTCACTCGGAGAGCTCTCACAGCAGCGAGGGAAGCCAAGAGACAGGAGACTCTGGGCACTACTCTAACGAAGAAAGCAATGAAGAAATGAGCAACCCTTCCACCAGCCAACGCTCCAGACCTGAATCCTTTGGATCAGACGATGTTGCCACTGTGGCTGAGCTTAAGCAGTCTTTTCAAGTGGAAAATGAGGAGATGCCGAGCCGTCCCCTCCATCACTCCTCCACCGCTGCTGATGCTCAGCTCTGCTCAACCTCCCAGGGCTCCCATCCTGACCCGCACACTTCCCCAGCAGTCTGCTCCTGA
- the LOC132972627 gene encoding DNA-binding protein RFX7 has translation MADDQQQPGQKPASGLGSLPALVPGLQGPEANALQFKIKNSICKSVQSKVDSILQDVEKFTDIEKLYLYLKLPSGPSSGNDKRTENERGSSTPGLCDQSSMSSSRTQQMYAFNWIRNHLEEHPETSLPKQEVYDEYKSYCDNLGYNPLSAADFGKIMKNVFPNMKARRLGMRGKSKYCYSGLRKKAFVHMPSLPNLDLQKSGDGCELMEPSGQSPSAEDEMRSAACGLVCEWAQKVLSRQFDHVEDLARFLLNSHYIGTKSMAALTVMTGTPTGMKTPTPASAFVPTAEANSFQPVKTLPSPSVDAKQQLQRKIQKKQQEQKLHSPLPSEAQVKRTETSTPGPTIPCGSPALLSPQPTIGIVVAAVPSPVTVQRSRQLMTSPSPVGTEGKVLPVNFQVVTQSLKQSPKTPQNISASPVGDRLARHGTRYAQILPKPSATSAITLRSPPTLLITNSPIKTVMPNPHVSSVNVVKMTAIALAPSSSSTTVRPTSAGISTIAAMDDSQHLHGGSLSPAIRTCALVSTPTFSTDTKVVHESVSDNKPTHGTEKTTVGAKEVAKFRAASEPSFLVKCSPVPDKGARIKRDPTSPPISVAVAGTQDSNNSNCHDSTLYLTVDNQNSNGNTSSNGSSAVTPTSKDPCTDAKSPRKRTGPSGDTHVIPVKRVFISQQPLAVVDNPKPGVSAAVKRLPRPGTLARPESAPCKVTVKHTTIGPTQILALSDSPIIHTEGSHTVVKPQALVKHEDHSLSTNISTGAAGSNTSDQVLLQQITGDTHAIPTNSGAHAASVMSDLKSTMWEEGQLDELRKQAFAQQIPAEHKQAPADQLSIIAQASESSGQLSLTQEMVDFAGSQPNMDYFPFNDDDMTQDSIVEELVQMEEQMKLKGLFGSCVEVSLQGQSAGNQGSLLNAHQASTAFYHSAHSSTTPVQTPTPTPTPTPTPTPTSEMTLGHSLTRESPCSRMAPITPVDGAMGRHTPISTPLSNCSSSVPPSPVECRNPFAFTPINSSITGYHDASIVSSSPVKPMQRPMATHPDKAKLEWINNRYNSTSTGPLSNHSIGILPSYQDLVDDQFRKPHAFAIPGQSFQAQTRQDVAHFGRLTPISPVQQQQQMVTGVTTPTKQESFAVPAPLDNKASTSSASSTFRCRSVSPAVRQRNFSGNTGPPITTTANTASTPNARTVVSPFNSPITSEVLSILSNSQTVSSVHSMVQRSQSVPLNIMMQSEMLPVQGQSTAKITNVLLSKMESDGDDSVRGLGINNLPSNYTARMNLTQILETTPGFAGGSAHQTQLAPVSSSPAAFELQQHGYLTTGSGEQVSFSSGDSQAQAGPGEQDQQQQQQQQQQQQQQLQENPVQTQPQLLLQSTQQQEVEDEQQQLDFNNTVKDLLGDDSLNPSSQLVGQVASELNAVASDFSNDIRLTSDLSSSITDLNTLDTNLLFDPNQQQEQYEDSTLEELKNDPLFQQICSDTVNSGFDWLESKDQPTTVEMLG, from the exons ATGGCTGATGATCAACAACAACCTGGTCAGAAGCCTGCCTCGGGATTAGGCTCTCTTCCAGCGTTGGTGCCAGGACTCCAGGGGCCCGAGGCGAACGCGTTACAGTTCAAAATAAAGAATTCAATTTG CAAATCTGTACAATCAAAAGTGGACAGCATATTG CAAGATGTTGAGAAGTTTACAGACATCGAAAAACTCTACCTCTACCTGAAGTTGCCTTCTGGTCCCAGCAGTGGCAATGACAAAAGg ACTGAGAATGAGAGGGGGTCCTCCACTCCTGGATTATG TGATCAGAGTTCCATGTCGTCAAGCCGTACTCAACAGATGTATGCATTCAACTGGATACGGAATCACCTAGAAGAGCACCCAGAGACTTCCCTCCCAAAGCAAGAGGTGTATGATGAATACAA GAGCTATTGTGACAATCTTGGCTACAATCCACTGAGTGCAGCAGACTTTGGAAAGATCATGAAGAATGTCTTTCCCAACATGAAGGCACGTCGACTGGGCATGAGGGGCAAATCCAAATA CTGTTATAGCGGGTTAAGGAAGAAAGCTTTTGTTCACATGCCGTCCCTTCCCAACCTGGACCTGCAGAAATCTGGAGATGGG TGTGAACTGATGGAGCCGTCAGGCCAGTCCCCGAGCGCCGAGGATGAGATGAGATCTGCAGCCTGTGGATTGGTTTGTGAGTGGGCCCAGAAAGTACTGAGTCGTCAGTTTGACCACGTGGAGGATCTAGCCCGCTTCCTGCTCAATAGCCACTACATTGGTACCAAGTCCATGGCTGCACTCACTGTTATGACGGGAACACCCACAG GAATGAAGACGCCAACGCCAGCCTCTGCGTTTGTGCCCACAGCTGAGGCAAACTCTTTCCAGCCAGTGAAGACCCTGCCCTCTCCTTCTGTTGATGCAAAGCAGCAACTGCAGCGCAAGATtcagaagaagcagcaggagcagaaaCTCCACTCGCCCCTTCCCAGCGAGGCCCAGGTCAAGAGGACCGAGACCAGTACCCCTGGACCGACCATTCCCTGTGGCAGCCCTGCTCTGCTCTCCCCTCAGCCCACCATCGGCATTGTAGTAGCAGCTGTTCCAAGCCCAGTCACG GTACAGAGGAGCAGGCAGTTAATGACCTCGCCAAGCCCTGTAGGGACAGAGGGGAAGGTGTTGCCTGTCAACTTCCAAGTGGTGACTCAGTCTCTTAAACAGTCACCCAAAACTCCCCAGAACATCTCAGCCAGTCCTGTGGGTGACCGTCTCGCCCGACACGGTACAAGGTATGCCCAAATCCTGCCCAAGCCCTCTGCCACCAGTGCCATCACACTGCGCTCACCCCCCACCTTGCTCATCACCAACAGCCCCATCAAAACTGTGATGCCCAATCCCCACGTCAGCTCAGTCAACGTGGTGAAGATGACGGCCATTGCTTTggctcccagcagcagcagtacgACAGTTCGCCCCACCTCTGCAGGTATTAGCACCATAGCTGCTATGGATGATTCCCAGCATCTGCACGGTGGGAGCTTATCACCCGCGATCAGAACCTGTGCCCTAGTCTCGACCCCTACCTTCTCCACGGACACCAAAGTGGTGCATGAATCTGTAAGCGACAACAAGCCCACCCACGGCACAGAGAAAACTACTGTAGGGGCCAAAGAGGTAGCTAAGTTCAGAGCTGCCAGTGAGCCAAGCTTCCTGGTGAAGTGTTCTCCAGTACCGGACAAGGGGGCAAGGATAAAACGTGACCCCACTTCCCCTCCCATCTCAGTAGCTGTAGCTGGGACTCAGGACAGCAATAACAGTAACTGCCATGACAGTACTTTGTACTTGACTGTTGATAATCAGAACTCCAATGGCAACACTTCATCCAATGGCTCCTCTGCTGTTACCCCGACATCGAAAGATCCTTGCACAGATGCAAAGAGCCCCAGGAAGCGCACAGGCCCAAGTGGGGATACCCATGTAATTCCTGTGAAGAGGGTGTTTATCTCCCAGCAGCCACTGGCTGTAGTTGACAATCCCAAGCCTGGAGTCAGTGCTGCAGTGAAGAGGCTCCCTAGACCGGGAACCCTTGCCCGACCAGAGAGTGCCCCCTGCAAAGTGACTGTGAAACACACCACCATAGGGCCAACACAGATCCTTGCACTTTCCGACTCACCCATCATACACACCGAGGGCTCCCATACTGTTGTCAAACCGCAAGCCTTGGTGAAGCATGAAGACCATTCTCTTAGCACTAATATCAGCACTGGAGCGGCTGGAAGCAACACATCTGATCAAGTGTTGCTACAGCAGATCACCGGGGACACTCATGCCATACCAACCAACTCAGGAGCACACGCAGCCTCTGTGATGAGCGACTTAAAGAGCACAATGTGGGAGGAGGGACAACTTGACGAGCTTCGGAAGCAGGCGTTTGCTCAGCAGATACCAGCAGAACACAAACAAGCCCCCGCCGACCAACTTTCCATTATTGCTCAGGCCTCCGAGTCTTCTGGCCAGCTCTCCCTAACGCAGGAGATGGTTGACTTTGCAGGTTCTCAGCCTAACATGGACTACTTCCCGTTCAATGATGACGACATGACCCAGGACAGCATTGTGGAGGAGCTGGTCCAAATGGAGGAGCAGATGAAGCTGAAGGGTCTGTTTGGTAGTTGTGTTGAAGTCTCTTTACAAGGCCAGTCGGCTGGCAATCAAGGCTCTCTCCTAAATGCTCACCAGGCCAGTACTGCCTTCTACCACTCTGCCCACAGTAGTACCACTCCTGTCCAAACTCCCACTCCAACACCGACTCCTACCCCAACACCGACCCCCACTTCTGAAATGACGCTCGGACACAGCCTGACGCGAGAGAGCCCCTGCTCCCGCATGGCTCCCATCACCCCCGTGGACGGAGCCATGGGTCGCCATACTCCCATCAGCACACCTCTGTccaactgcagcagcagcgtccCCCCGAGCCCAGTGGAGTGCAGGAACCCTTTTGCATTCACTCCCATCAACTCAAGCATTACAGGTTATCACGACGCCAGTATCGTCTCCAGCAGCCCGGTTAAGCCCATGCAGAGGCCAATGGCGACGCACCCTGACAAGGCCAAATTGGAATGGATCAACAACCGCTACAACAGCACCTCTACAGGTCCTTTGTCAAACCACAGTATAGGCATTCTTCCCAGCTACCAAGACCTGGTAGATGACCAATTTCGTAAACCACATGCCTTTGCAATCCCAGGTCAGTCCTTTCAAGCTCAGACAAGACAAGATGTTGCTCACTTTGGCCGTTTGACCCCCATTTCCCCggtgcagcaacaacaacaaatggtTACCGGGGTAACGACTCCCACAAAACAGGAGAGTTTTGCTGTGCCTGCCCCTTTAGACAACAAGGCATCAACCTCATCTGCATCCAGTACTTTCCGTTGCCGGAGTGTTAGCCCTGCTGTGCGCCAGAGAAACTTCAGTGGCAACACGGGGCCTCCCATCACCACCACCGCAAACACCGCATCCACCCCCAACGCTCGAACGGTGGTCTCGCCTTTTAACTCCCCCATCACCTCTGAGGTGCTTAGCATCCTCTCCAACAGCCAGACAGTCAGCTCTGTCCACAGCATGGTGCAGCGTAGCCAGTCTGTACCTCtgaacatcatgatgcagagcGAGATGCTGCCTGTGCAGGGTCAGAGTACCGCCAAAATCACAAATGTACTCCTCAGCAAGATGGAAAGTGATGGGGATGATTCTGTACGTGGCCTGGGCATAAACAACCTCCCGTCTAACTATACGGCCCGAATGAATCTCACACAGATCCTGGAGACCACTCCAGGCTTCGCAGGAGGATCTGCTCACCAGACTCAGTTAGCTCCTGTCAGCTCCAGCCCTGCTGCCTTCGAGCTCCAGCAGCATGGCTACCTCACCACTGGGAGTGGAGAACAGGTGAGTTTCTCCTCTGGGGATAGCCAAGCACAAGCAGGTCCTGGTGAGCaagaccagcagcagcagcagcagcagcagcagcagcagcagcagcagctccaggagAATCCCGTGCAGACACAACCACAGCTCCTTCTCCAgagcacacagcagcaggaggtggaggatgAGCAACAACAGCTGGATTTCAACAACACTGTCAAGGACTTGTTGGGGGATGACAGCCTCAACCCCAGTTCCCAGTTGGTGGGTCAGGTAGCTTCAGAGCTCAACGCTGTGGCGTCGGACTTCTCAAACGACATCAGACTGACCTCAGATCTGTCCAGTAGCATCACTGACCTTAACACATTGGACACCAACCTGCTCTTTGACCCCAATCAGCAGCAGGAACAATATGAAGACTCAACACTGGAAGAACTAAAGAATGACCCGCTTTTTCAGCAGATATGCAGTGATACTGTGAACTCTGGTTTTGACTGGCTAGAAAGCAAAGACCAGCCTACTACAGTAGAGATGCTGGGCTAA